The following DNA comes from Janthinobacterium sp. TB1-E2.
GCGGGATTCATGCAGTTGTTACTTGGCTTGAACGCCCTTTTCAACCACTGCATCGCTAGCGACTACTGCCGTTACGGCCGCTACCGGGCTATTTGCCATCGTCAACTTATATGGCTGGACCGGCGTCACGCACAGGGCGTCGGAAACGATGGTGCGGTTCAGGATTGCCTTGTACAGGTCGTTAGGCACGGCGCTGTAGCGGCGGACCGGATCGCGTTCGCTAGGCTGGGCCAGCGACAGGTAGTCGTCGCGGTTCAGCGCGCCGCCACCGGCACGTGCCGATTCCACCCATTTGTCGAAGTCCGCATCATTGACACCGTGGAACTTGAAGTGCATGCCCGAGAAACCGGCACCGCTGTAGTTCGCGGAGAAGCCCTTGTAGACACCAGGCTTGTTGATGACGGCATTCAACTGCGTTTCCATGCCCGGCATGGCGTAGATCTGACCTGCCAGTGCGGGGATGAAGAACGAGTTCATGACGGACGACGCGGTGATCTTGAAGCGGATTGGACGATCGACAGGCGCGTACAGTTCATTCACGGAAGCGATGCCTTGCTCCGGGTAGATGAACAGCCATTTCCAGTCCAGGGCCACGACTTCGACGATCATCGGCTTGTGGCTGGCAGGAATAGGACGGTTCGCGTCGATACGGCTCAATGGGCGGTAAGGATCGAGGGTGTGGGTACTGATCCAGGTCAGCAGGCCCAGCACGATAATGATCAACAGGGGCGCGCCCCAGATAATCAGCTCGAGGCGAGTCGAGTGGTCCCAGTCCGGCTCGTATTTGGCCGCGGTGTTGTTTTTTCTATAGCGCCATGCGAAAAGCAGGGTCAGGGCGATTACCGGAACGATAATCAACAGCATCAGCAATGTAGAGATGACAATCAAATTGCCTTGCTGAACTGCGATGTCACCAGACGCATTCAGTACCACCGTATTGCAACCAGCCAACAATGCGAGAGGTAAAAGAAGCAGTCCGCGACGAACTTTTAATGAAAACATACAGGAAAGTCCAGTACAGGGGATGAAGATATGGTACTGTATTCTCACTGGAGCGCGTTGGCAATTGGACGTTTTGTCCACCCCCTTGCTCGGATTTTCACTGGGTGGCTGCGGAGTTTTCCTACAGCTATCTATTGAATAGTCCTACTCCGGGCGTGAGACACCCGGGGTATGTTACGCGTTGGCCGAACTCGAAACTATATTGGAGACGATCATCATGTCCAGCACGCGCATACACAGCGGGGATGTACCCGCCGACTTTTCCCCCCACTCCCTGCGCGACGCACGCGGGGCCGGCACGGTCGAATCGCATATCGACCCCGGTGAGATCGCCGTCGGCGTGATCATCGGCCGCGCTTCCGAATACTTTGACTTCTTTGTCTACGCCATCGCCTCGGTGCTGGTGTTTCCACGCGTCTTCTTCCCGTTTGAAGAACGCCTGGAGGGTACATTATATGCATTCCTGATCTTTTCGTTCGCCTTCATCGCCCGTCCGTTCGGCACCGTGATCTTCATGGAGATCCAGCGCCGCATGGGACGCAGCGCCAAGCTGACGTTCGCCCTCTTCCTGCTGGGCGTGTCGACGGCCGGCATCGCTTTCCTGCCGACGTATTCCCACCTGGGCTTTGCCGCCATCATCTGGCTGTCCGTGCTGCGCATCGGCCAAGGCGTGGCGCTGGGCGGTTCGTGGGATGGCCTGCCTTCGCTGCTGGCCCTGAACGCGCCGGAAAACAAGCGCGGCTGGTACGCCATGCTGGGCCAGCTGGGCGCACCGGTCGGCTTCCTGATCGCCGCCGGCCTGTTCTGGTTCATGCTGACCACCCTGACGGATGAAGACTTCCTCGACTGGGGCTGGCGCTATCCTTTCTATGTGGCTTTCGCCATCAACGTCGTGGCCCTGTTTGCCCGTCTGCGCCTCGTGTCGACGAATGAATATGCGCGTCTGCTCGACGAACGCGAACTGCAGCCCGTGAGCGTGTTTGAAATGAGCCGCGGCCAAGGCCGTAACGTGCTGATCGGCGCCCTCGCCGCGCTGGCCAGCTACGCGCTGTTCCACCTCGTCACCGTGTTCCCGCTGTCGTGGATTTCCGTCTACCAGACGCGTTCCGCCTCGGACTTCCTGCAAATCCAGATGCTGGGCGCCGTGCTGGCCGCCGTCGGCGTGGTGATTTCCGGCGTGCTGGCCGATAAAGTGGGCCGCCGCACCACCCTTGGCGTGCTGGCCGTGCTGATCGCCATCTTCAGCGCCTTCGTGCCAACCCTGATGGGTGGCGGCAATACGGGCCAGGACGTCTTCATCCTCGTGGGCTTCAGCCTGCTGGGCTTGTCCTACGGCCAGGCAGCCGGCGCCGTGACGGCCAACTTTCCTGCCCGCTTCCGCTACACGGGCGCGGCCCTGACGTCCGACCTGGCCTGGCTGGTCGGTGCCGGCTTCGCCCCGCTCGTGGCGCTGGGCCTGTCGGCCAACTTCGGCCTCGCCTATGTCAGCTTCTACCTGCTGTCGGGTGCCGTCGCCTCGCTGGCCGCGCTGAGCCTGAACCGGGCGCTGGAAATCCGCGACTGACATATAGACTGACATATATATAGAAGCAATCCGGGTGGCAGCGCGCCGCCACCCGGAACACCCCAAAAACGCCGGCACCGTCCGGCGTTTTTTCGTAGGTCGGCTTAGCCCGCAGGGCGTAAGCCGACAGGCGCCGCCACGAAGATTGTCAGATTACGCTGCGCTAATCTGACCTACGCAGCTAAAACTGACATATATATAGAGAGACAACTGGGGTGGCAGCGCGCCGCCACCCGGAACACCCCAAAAACGCCGGCACCGTCCGGCGTTTTTTCGTAGGTCGGCTTAGCCCGCAGGGCGTAAGCCGACAGGCGCCGCCACGAAGACTGTCAGATTACGCTGCGCTAATCTGACCTACGCAGCTAAAACTTGACATATATATAGAGAGGCAACTGGGGTGGCAGCGCCCCGCCATCCGGAACACCCCAAAAAACGCCGGCACCGTCCGGCGTTTTTTCGTAGGTCGGCTTAGCCCGCAGGGCGTAAGCCGACAGGCGCCGCCACGAAGATTGCCGGATTGCGCTGCGCTAATCTCACCTACGCAGCTAAAACCCGGCCCGGCTCACTGTATCGACAGTTGCCGCCCACCCGTGCCTTCCTTCTTCGGCAAGTTCAGCAGCAGCACGCCATTTTCATAGCGGGCCTGCGCGCCTGCCTCGTCCACCTCGTGCGGTAGCACAAAACTGCGGTACTGCTGGCCGTACTCGCGTTCGCTGCGCACGGTCTTGCCGCCGCCGTCGCGCGTCACTCGCTCATCCTTGAGTTCGGCGCTGATGGAGACGCGGTTGCCGTCGATGGAGACTTTGATATCGTCCTTGTTGACACCGGGAATGTCCGCCTGCACCTGATAGGCTTGTTCGGTTTCGGAAATGTCGACACGCATGCGTGCCGAACCGCCATCGCGCAAGCGCAAGGCGGGCGCGAAAAAGTCGTGCATGAATTCTTCCATGTCGCTGAACGGGTCGAAACGTGCCAGCGGGTTTTGCGGATCGCGACGGATCAGTTGATTAGCCATGATGTCCTCCTGCATGGGCTGGTTTGCACACGGCGGCCGTCCGCTTGGACGTCGCCACCTCTTGCATCTTAGGATGTCAACAACCAATCTCTTTGATCTGCCTCAATCGTGGCCAGCTTGATTTTTCCTCTACCTTCATCTGTGCGCTGCCCCGCATTGCACTACCTTGCGCCTGCGAAAAATGCCCCAAGGCTGTTATGCTAGCGCACGCTATGCTTGACCATCAGAAATCTTGCATTTCAATTAAAATTGATTTTTTCGCGACAGCCTTACACGGACATGATGAATACCAAGACCCCGATCGACTCCTTCAGCTTTCGCCGCATCCTCGCCCGCAACGTGACCTTGCCGCTGGTCATTGGGGTCGTCACGGCCCTCGTGTTCGTCGCCCTGATCGCCTACCTGCTCTCGGCCTTGCGCTCGGTCGAGCATTCCGAACGGGTGATCGGCAACGCGAATGAAGTCATGAAATTGTCGGTCGACCTGGAAACGGGCATGCGCGGCTATCTGCTGACGGGCGATGAAACTTTCCTGGCGCCGTATAAATCGGGCAAGGCCAAGATCGCCGTGGAAATGACCACCCTGCTGGACCTGGTGTCCGACAGCCCCATCCAGGTGGACCGCTTGCGCCGCATCCGCGCGCTGCAAGGCCAGTGGCTCGATTACGCCGAAGGCGTGATCGCACAGCGCCGCAACAACCAGGAATTCCTCGCGCGCGTGCGCCAGGGCGAAGGCAAGCTGGAGTTTGACGAAATCCGCCGCGAATTCCTCGCCTTCCTGTCCATGGAACAGCGGCTGCGCCAGGAACGGGCCGATACGGCCGAAAGCCGCACCATGCTGGCCGTCGTCGTATTCCTCATCCTCAGCCTGGGATTGTCGGGCTTGCTCGCCTACCTGGGACGGCGCGAACTGCTGCGCCTGTCCGATATCTACAACGATGCGCTCGAGCAGCGCGGCAAGGACAACGACGTGCTGCAGGAGCAAGCGTGGCTGCGCACGGGGCAGACGGAACTGGCGGCCCACACGAGCGGCCAGCTGGGCTTGCCGCAACTGGGACGCCACGTGCTCGATTTCCTCGCCCACCGCCTCGACGTGGCCATCGCCACCCTGTACGTCGTCGACGAGGATGGCAGCCTGCGCCGCACGGCCGTGTACGGTTTCAACGAACAGGGCGTCAAGGAAAAACAGGTGTTCAAGGTGG
Coding sequences within:
- the cyoA gene encoding ubiquinol oxidase subunit II — its product is MFSLKVRRGLLLLPLALLAGCNTVVLNASGDIAVQQGNLIVISTLLMLLIIVPVIALTLLFAWRYRKNNTAAKYEPDWDHSTRLELIIWGAPLLIIIVLGLLTWISTHTLDPYRPLSRIDANRPIPASHKPMIVEVVALDWKWLFIYPEQGIASVNELYAPVDRPIRFKITASSVMNSFFIPALAGQIYAMPGMETQLNAVINKPGVYKGFSANYSGAGFSGMHFKFHGVNDADFDKWVESARAGGGALNRDDYLSLAQPSERDPVRRYSAVPNDLYKAILNRTIVSDALCVTPVQPYKLTMANSPVAAVTAVVASDAVVEKGVQAK
- a CDS encoding MFS transporter; this encodes MSSTRIHSGDVPADFSPHSLRDARGAGTVESHIDPGEIAVGVIIGRASEYFDFFVYAIASVLVFPRVFFPFEERLEGTLYAFLIFSFAFIARPFGTVIFMEIQRRMGRSAKLTFALFLLGVSTAGIAFLPTYSHLGFAAIIWLSVLRIGQGVALGGSWDGLPSLLALNAPENKRGWYAMLGQLGAPVGFLIAAGLFWFMLTTLTDEDFLDWGWRYPFYVAFAINVVALFARLRLVSTNEYARLLDERELQPVSVFEMSRGQGRNVLIGALAALASYALFHLVTVFPLSWISVYQTRSASDFLQIQMLGAVLAAVGVVISGVLADKVGRRTTLGVLAVLIAIFSAFVPTLMGGGNTGQDVFILVGFSLLGLSYGQAAGAVTANFPARFRYTGAALTSDLAWLVGAGFAPLVALGLSANFGLAYVSFYLLSGAVASLAALSLNRALEIRD
- a CDS encoding Hsp20/alpha crystallin family protein encodes the protein MANQLIRRDPQNPLARFDPFSDMEEFMHDFFAPALRLRDGGSARMRVDISETEQAYQVQADIPGVNKDDIKVSIDGNRVSISAELKDERVTRDGGGKTVRSEREYGQQYRSFVLPHEVDEAGAQARYENGVLLLNLPKKEGTGGRQLSIQ